One stretch of Streptomyces sp. A2-16 DNA includes these proteins:
- a CDS encoding deoxyribodipyrimidine photo-lyase produces MSISVVLFTCDLRLHDHQPLAAALDGTEQVVPLFVRDRAVDAAGFAAPNRLAFLADCLRDLDAGLRERGGRLVLRSGSLVDQVRKVAAEADADEVHMASDVSAHAHRREERLRRVLEAEGVRLHVHDTVTTAVAPGVVVPAASDHFAVFTPYFRRWSQERLRDPLGAPRAVRVPDGVGSEPLPSRDDLSGLSEGLAPGGETEGRKRLAAWLRAGVDAYEDRHDDLAGDATSRLSPHLHFGTLSPVELVHRARRAGGPGAEAFVRQLAWRDFHRQVLAARPAAATADYRTQRDRWRSERTAGDDIAAWKEGRTGYPIVDAAMRQLRHEGWMHNRGRLLTASFLAKTLYVDWRVGARHFLDLLVDGDVANNQLNWQWMAGTGTDTRPNRVLNPVTQAKRYDPDGTYVRRWVPELAALAGPEVHEPWKLQGLDRAALDYPDPIVELPEGLARFRRGRGRE; encoded by the coding sequence ATGAGCATCTCGGTCGTCCTGTTCACCTGCGACCTGCGCCTGCACGACCACCAACCGCTCGCCGCGGCCCTCGACGGCACCGAGCAGGTCGTCCCGCTGTTCGTACGGGACCGGGCCGTGGACGCCGCCGGATTCGCCGCCCCCAACCGGCTGGCGTTCCTCGCCGACTGCCTGCGCGACCTGGACGCCGGTCTGCGCGAGCGGGGCGGACGGCTGGTCCTGCGCTCCGGCTCCCTCGTCGACCAGGTGCGCAAGGTCGCCGCCGAGGCGGACGCCGACGAGGTGCACATGGCGTCCGACGTCAGCGCGCACGCCCACCGTCGGGAGGAGCGGCTGCGCCGGGTCCTGGAGGCGGAGGGCGTACGGCTGCACGTCCACGACACGGTGACCACGGCTGTCGCGCCCGGCGTGGTGGTCCCGGCCGCCTCGGACCACTTCGCCGTCTTCACGCCCTACTTCCGGCGCTGGTCCCAGGAGCGGCTGCGGGACCCGCTCGGGGCACCGCGGGCCGTGCGGGTCCCGGACGGTGTCGGCTCCGAGCCGCTGCCGTCCCGGGACGACCTGTCCGGACTCTCGGAAGGACTCGCTCCGGGCGGTGAGACGGAAGGCCGCAAGCGGCTCGCCGCCTGGCTGCGGGCCGGAGTCGACGCGTACGAGGACCGGCACGACGACCTGGCCGGCGACGCGACCTCGCGGCTCTCCCCGCACCTCCACTTCGGCACCCTCTCCCCCGTCGAGCTCGTCCACCGGGCGCGCCGGGCGGGCGGTCCGGGTGCCGAGGCCTTCGTACGGCAGCTGGCCTGGCGCGACTTCCACCGGCAGGTGCTCGCGGCCCGGCCCGCCGCGGCCACCGCCGACTACCGCACGCAGCGTGACCGTTGGCGCTCCGAGCGGACCGCCGGCGACGACATCGCGGCGTGGAAGGAGGGCCGCACCGGCTATCCGATCGTGGACGCGGCCATGCGCCAGCTGCGGCACGAAGGGTGGATGCACAACCGGGGCCGCCTGCTGACCGCGAGCTTCCTCGCCAAGACGCTGTACGTGGACTGGCGGGTCGGGGCCCGGCACTTCCTGGATCTGCTGGTCGACGGCGACGTGGCCAACAACCAGCTCAACTGGCAGTGGATGGCGGGCACCGGCACCGACACCCGGCCCAACCGGGTCCTCAACCCCGTCACCCAGGCCAAGCGGTACGACCCCGACGGCACGTACGTCCGCCGCTGGGTTCCCGAACTGGCCGCGCTGGCGGGACCCGAGGTGCACGAGCCGTGGAAGCTGCAGGGCCTGGACCGCGCCGCGCTGGACTATCCGGACCCGATCGTGGAGCTGCCGGAGGGACTCGCGCGCTTCAGGCGGGGTCGGGGGCGGGAGTGA
- a CDS encoding MerR family transcriptional regulator produces MSAITADEEPGARPAAASPDTATGLTTGALARRLGVSPTTLRSWDRRYGIGPAVRADGRHRRWTPGDVAVLEAMCRLTSAGLPPAEAARAAKESGFPGPGGGAVATPEPATHPRSRAAGTLPLGDVRQECRGLARAAVRLDAPAVEEQLTTAVETHGLAVAWQEVMVPTLHAVGRKWASSGDRYIEVEHLLSWHMSTALRRCTRPPVRQGDALGPGPVVLACVPGEQHTLALEALNAGLGALGLPTRMFGAAVPVEALTAAVDRLGPAAVVLWAQARSTASLPLARHIAGAQWGVKGARRRPVVMLGGPGWLGHPGHGMLRPTLLQDALDTLSALCTTAPPPPPA; encoded by the coding sequence ATGAGCGCGATCACGGCGGACGAGGAACCGGGGGCCCGGCCGGCAGCGGCCTCCCCGGACACCGCGACGGGTCTCACCACCGGTGCCCTGGCCCGCCGTCTGGGGGTGTCGCCCACCACGCTGCGCTCCTGGGACCGCCGCTACGGCATCGGCCCCGCCGTCCGCGCCGACGGCCGGCACCGCCGGTGGACTCCCGGCGACGTCGCCGTGCTGGAGGCGATGTGCCGGCTCACCTCCGCGGGTCTGCCGCCCGCCGAGGCGGCACGCGCGGCGAAGGAGTCCGGGTTCCCGGGACCGGGCGGTGGCGCGGTCGCGACGCCGGAGCCCGCCACCCATCCACGGTCCAGGGCGGCCGGCACGCTCCCCCTGGGCGATGTGCGGCAGGAATGCCGGGGCCTCGCCCGCGCCGCCGTACGCCTCGACGCGCCCGCCGTGGAGGAGCAGCTGACCACGGCGGTCGAGACCCACGGCCTCGCCGTCGCCTGGCAGGAGGTGATGGTGCCCACGCTGCACGCGGTGGGCCGCAAGTGGGCCTCGTCCGGGGACCGTTACATCGAGGTCGAGCACCTGCTGTCCTGGCACATGTCCACCGCGCTGCGCCGCTGCACCCGCCCGCCGGTCCGACAGGGCGACGCGCTGGGCCCCGGGCCGGTGGTGCTGGCCTGCGTCCCCGGTGAGCAGCACACACTGGCGCTCGAGGCGCTCAACGCCGGCCTCGGCGCACTGGGTCTGCCCACCCGGATGTTCGGGGCCGCCGTACCCGTGGAGGCGCTGACCGCCGCGGTGGACCGGCTCGGCCCGGCCGCGGTCGTCCTGTGGGCCCAGGCCCGCTCCACGGCGAGCCTGCCGCTGGCCCGGCACATCGCCGGGGCCCAGTGGGGCGTGAAGGGCGCCCGCAGGAGGCCCGTGGTGATGCTCGGCGGACCCGGCTGGCTCGGCCATCCCGGCCACGGAATGCTGCGCCCGACCCTCCTCCAGGACGCCCTGGACACGCTCTCCGCCCTCTGCACGACCGCCCCGCCCCCACCACCCGCCTGA
- a CDS encoding sigma-70 family RNA polymerase sigma factor: protein MHAQSSVPGGVPPGTVAPWTTPEEAPADEELAQGLAAGDDACLEAAYRRFRPLVLTLAGRSLGDPKEAEDIAQQVFIGVWRGCQGYRPDRGTLAGWIVGITRRKVADALLARGRRTELVASAGSRLALTAHCGDPTQTTVDRVVVRAELAKLPSAQQRVLRLTFYEDLSQIQIAERTGWPLGTVKSHARRGLYRLRRGLEVAFDAEPVR, encoded by the coding sequence ATGCACGCACAGTCGAGCGTCCCCGGGGGCGTGCCGCCGGGGACGGTGGCCCCCTGGACCACGCCCGAAGAGGCGCCGGCCGACGAGGAGTTGGCGCAGGGCCTGGCGGCCGGGGACGACGCGTGCCTGGAGGCGGCGTACCGGCGGTTCCGGCCCCTCGTGCTCACCCTGGCCGGGCGCTCCCTGGGCGACCCGAAAGAGGCCGAGGACATCGCCCAGCAGGTGTTCATCGGCGTCTGGCGAGGGTGCCAGGGGTACCGGCCCGACCGCGGCACGCTCGCCGGATGGATCGTGGGCATCACCCGACGCAAGGTCGCCGACGCACTGCTCGCGCGCGGTCGCCGTACCGAACTGGTCGCCTCGGCGGGCTCCCGCCTCGCTCTCACCGCGCACTGCGGGGACCCGACGCAGACGACCGTGGACCGGGTGGTGGTGCGCGCCGAACTCGCCAAACTCCCCTCGGCCCAGCAGCGGGTGCTCCGCCTCACCTTCTACGAGGACCTGAGCCAGATCCAGATCGCGGAGCGCACGGGGTGGCCGCTGGGCACGGTCAAGAGCCATGCCCGGCGCGGACTGTACCGGCTGCGCCGCGGACTCGAAGTCGCGTTCGACGCGGAGCCGGTGCGTTGA
- a CDS encoding SPW repeat protein: protein MANVSHTRGDITSHPDAPEMRERYARMLGGRDVALVDGPVFLLGLYCAVSPWILHYTTSQPALVTHNLIVGIAIGLLALGFTQTPERMYGLSWAFCAVGVWMIIAPWIVGDSPDAGVVVNNIIIGALAVILGLMCTVTAAKSAPKP, encoded by the coding sequence ATGGCCAACGTCTCGCACACCAGAGGTGACATCACCAGCCACCCTGACGCTCCGGAGATGCGGGAACGCTACGCCCGCATGCTCGGCGGTCGTGACGTGGCGCTCGTGGACGGACCGGTGTTCCTGCTCGGTCTGTACTGCGCCGTGTCCCCCTGGATACTCCACTACACGACGAGCCAGCCCGCCCTGGTGACCCACAACCTCATCGTGGGCATAGCGATCGGCCTGCTGGCCCTCGGATTCACCCAGACCCCTGAGCGCATGTACGGCCTCAGCTGGGCCTTCTGCGCGGTCGGCGTCTGGATGATCATCGCTCCCTGGATCGTCGGCGACAGCCCCGACGCCGGTGTGGTGGTCAACAACATCATCATCGGCGCCCTCGCTGTGATCCTGGGGCTGATGTGCACCGTCACGGCGGCGAAGAGCGCCCCCAAGCCGTAG
- a CDS encoding phosphotransferase, whose product MEESVLGGGAVNEVVRAGDTVRRPPSERSPYVRELLALFENAGWRGAPRFLGVDSRGREMFGYLEGRAAVTPSERAAARTDEALAEVAQLVRVFHDLTHGTALAGDRDVVCHNDLAPKNTVYAAWRPRAFIDWDLAAPGERMHDIAHVCWQYLDLGPGVVDVRATARRIRLICDAYGLDGRDGLLDAVLWWQDRCRRGIEAGALRGEPAMIGLREQGAVDEVRAAREWVAGHRRELEVFLV is encoded by the coding sequence CGCCCGCCGTCCGAACGGTCGCCCTACGTAAGGGAGTTGCTCGCGCTGTTCGAGAACGCGGGCTGGCGGGGCGCGCCCCGTTTCCTCGGCGTCGACTCGCGCGGCCGGGAGATGTTCGGCTACCTCGAGGGACGGGCCGCCGTGACCCCGAGCGAGCGCGCCGCGGCCCGCACCGACGAGGCCCTCGCGGAGGTCGCCCAACTCGTCCGCGTCTTCCACGACCTGACCCACGGGACGGCGCTCGCCGGAGACCGGGACGTCGTCTGCCACAACGACCTCGCGCCGAAGAACACCGTGTACGCGGCGTGGCGGCCGCGCGCGTTCATCGACTGGGACCTGGCCGCTCCGGGCGAGCGGATGCACGACATCGCCCATGTGTGCTGGCAGTACCTCGATCTGGGGCCAGGTGTCGTGGACGTACGGGCGACCGCTCGCCGCATCCGGCTGATCTGCGATGCCTACGGCCTCGACGGACGGGACGGTCTGCTGGACGCGGTGCTGTGGTGGCAGGACCGGTGCCGGAGGGGGATCGAGGCGGGCGCGCTGCGGGGCGAGCCGGCCATGATCGGACTGAGGGAGCAGGGGGCCGTGGACGAGGTGCGGGCCGCGAGGGAGTGGGTCGCCGGCCACCGGCGCGAACTCGAGGTCTTCCTGGTGTGA